The Niallia alba genome includes a window with the following:
- the dtd gene encoding D-aminoacyl-tRNA deacylase, which translates to MRVVLQRSKEAKVEVDGKAVGSIEKGFVLLVGITHSDELEDVKYLAEKIAHLRVFEDENGKMNQSILDSGGAILSISQFTLYGDTRKGRRPNFMNAAKPDQAKELYDQFNILLRDQGLTVETGIFGAMMDVHLINDGPVTLILDSK; encoded by the coding sequence GTGCGTGTCGTATTACAAAGATCAAAAGAAGCAAAAGTAGAAGTGGACGGAAAAGCAGTGGGGTCGATTGAGAAAGGTTTTGTTCTCCTAGTAGGCATTACCCATAGTGACGAGCTAGAGGATGTCAAATACCTTGCAGAAAAAATTGCTCACCTTCGCGTGTTTGAAGATGAGAATGGGAAGATGAATCAAAGCATTTTGGATAGTGGAGGAGCAATTCTTTCGATTTCTCAGTTTACCCTTTACGGAGATACCCGTAAAGGAAGAAGACCAAACTTTATGAATGCAGCAAAACCAGATCAGGCAAAAGAACTATATGATCAATTTAATATTCTTTTACGTGATCAAGGCTTAACGGTTGAAACGGGCATCTTTGGTGCCATGATGGATGTCCATTTAATTAACGATGGACCAGTAACTCTTATTCTAGATAGCAAATAA
- a CDS encoding RelA/SpoT family protein: MANDQVLTAEQVIDKTRGYLNGEHVAFIEKAYDYAREAHREQYRKSGEPYIIHPIQVAGILADLEMDPATVAAGFLHDVVEDTEITLEDISKAFNSEVAMLVDGVTKLGKIKYKSHEEQQAENHRKMFVAMAQDIRVILIKLADRLHNMRTLKHLPAEKQRRISNETLEIFAPLAHRLGISTIKWELEDTALRYMNPQQYYRIVNLMKKKRAEREQYLDEVVTEIREGTAEVNIQADISGRPKHIYSIYRKMVLQNKQFNEIYDLLAVRIVVNSIKDCYAILGIIHTRWKPMPGRFKDYIAMPKANMYQSLHTTVIGPKGDPLEVQIRTQDMHRIAEYGIAAHWAYKEGKSVNEGSSLEEKLTWFREILEFQDDIVNAEEFMESLKIDLFSDMVFVFTPKGDVFELPSGSVPIDFAYRVHSEIGNKTIGAKVNGKMVTLDYKLKTGDIIEIHTSKHSYGPSQDWLKIAQTSQAKNKIRQFFKKQRREENIEKGQELVEKEIRNMEFDIKEILTPDNVKAVIEKFNFMTEEDMYAAVGYNGITALQVANRLTEKWRKKRDAEQVSTITNAVAELKSFPNNKKSASGVRVTGIDNLLIRLSRCCNPVPGDEIVGFITKGRGVSVHRADCTNIDTDDAKARLIPVEWETNLNNRKEYNVEIEISGYDRRGLLNEVLQAVNESKTNISAVSGKSDRNKVATINMSIMILNVNHLHKVVDRIKQIPDVYSVRRIMN; this comes from the coding sequence ATGGCGAATGATCAAGTATTAACCGCCGAACAAGTCATCGATAAGACTAGAGGATATTTAAACGGAGAGCACGTAGCTTTTATTGAAAAAGCCTATGACTATGCAAGAGAGGCTCATCGTGAACAATATAGGAAATCTGGGGAACCATATATTATTCATCCAATCCAAGTAGCAGGTATTTTGGCTGATTTAGAAATGGATCCAGCAACTGTAGCAGCAGGTTTTCTCCATGACGTTGTTGAAGATACGGAAATTACTTTAGAAGATATAAGTAAAGCATTTAACAGTGAAGTGGCCATGCTCGTTGACGGTGTAACGAAGCTCGGGAAAATTAAATATAAATCGCATGAAGAACAGCAAGCAGAGAATCATCGCAAAATGTTTGTTGCAATGGCACAAGATATTCGTGTTATTTTAATTAAACTTGCAGATAGGCTCCATAACATGAGAACATTGAAGCATTTACCTGCAGAAAAACAGCGTCGTATTTCTAATGAAACATTAGAAATTTTTGCCCCACTAGCTCATCGTCTTGGAATCTCCACAATTAAATGGGAACTAGAGGATACAGCATTACGCTATATGAATCCACAGCAATATTATCGTATTGTTAACTTAATGAAGAAGAAAAGAGCAGAAAGAGAACAATACTTAGATGAGGTAGTTACTGAAATTCGTGAAGGAACAGCAGAAGTAAATATACAGGCAGATATTTCAGGAAGACCGAAGCATATCTATAGCATTTACCGTAAAATGGTTTTACAGAACAAACAATTTAATGAGATATACGATTTGCTAGCAGTAAGAATTGTCGTAAATAGTATTAAAGATTGCTATGCGATATTAGGAATTATTCATACTAGATGGAAGCCAATGCCAGGGCGCTTTAAAGATTATATTGCCATGCCAAAGGCTAATATGTATCAATCTTTACACACAACTGTAATTGGACCGAAGGGTGATCCTTTAGAAGTGCAAATTCGTACCCAAGACATGCATCGGATTGCTGAATATGGGATTGCAGCACATTGGGCATACAAAGAGGGGAAATCAGTAAATGAAGGATCCTCACTAGAAGAAAAATTAACTTGGTTTAGAGAAATACTTGAATTCCAAGATGATATCGTCAATGCGGAAGAGTTTATGGAAAGTCTGAAAATTGATTTATTTTCCGATATGGTTTTTGTTTTTACACCAAAAGGAGATGTGTTTGAGTTACCTTCAGGCTCTGTACCAATTGACTTTGCTTACCGCGTTCATTCAGAGATAGGGAATAAAACCATTGGAGCTAAAGTAAATGGCAAGATGGTAACCCTTGATTATAAATTAAAAACAGGCGATATTATTGAAATTCATACGAGTAAACATTCTTACGGACCAAGTCAAGATTGGTTAAAGATAGCACAAACCTCTCAAGCAAAAAATAAAATTAGACAATTTTTCAAAAAGCAGCGCCGAGAAGAGAATATCGAAAAAGGCCAGGAATTAGTTGAAAAAGAAATTCGCAATATGGAATTTGATATCAAAGAAATTCTTACTCCGGATAATGTGAAGGCTGTGATTGAGAAATTTAATTTTATGACAGAAGAGGATATGTATGCAGCTGTTGGTTATAATGGAATAACTGCACTTCAAGTAGCAAATCGATTAACAGAAAAATGGCGTAAGAAAAGAGATGCAGAACAAGTATCTACCATAACAAATGCTGTTGCTGAATTAAAATCCTTTCCTAATAATAAAAAAAGTGCTTCAGGTGTTCGAGTAACTGGAATTGATAATTTACTCATCCGTTTATCCCGCTGTTGTAATCCAGTTCCAGGTGATGAAATAGTCGGATTTATCACAAAAGGAAGAGGAGTTTCTGTCCATCGTGCAGATTGTACTAATATTGATACAGACGATGCAAAAGCTCGACTAATTCCTGTTGAATGGGAAACGAATTTAAATAATCGTAAAGAATATAATGTTGAAATTGAAATAAGTGGCTATGACAGAAGAGGTTTATTAAATGAGGTTCTACAAGCAGTAAATGAATCGAAAACTAATATCTCAGCAGTATCTGGTAAGTCTGATCGGAATAAAGTCGCGACAATTAACATGAGTATTATGATTTTAAATGTAAATCACCTTCATAAAGTTGTAGATCGAATTAAGCAAATTCCAGATGTCTATTCTGTGCGAAGAATAATGAACTAA
- a CDS encoding adenine phosphoribosyltransferase, giving the protein MDLKQYVTIVEDWPKEGIRFKDITTLMDNGEAYRYATDQIVAYAKEKEIDLVVGPEARGFIIGCPVAYSLGVGFAPVRKEGKLPRETIKVEYGLEYGKDVLTIHKDAIKPGQRVLITDDLLATGGTIEATIKLVEELGGVVAGIAFLIELSYLEGRKNLDGYDILTLMEY; this is encoded by the coding sequence ATGGATTTAAAACAATATGTTACCATCGTTGAAGATTGGCCAAAAGAAGGGATCAGATTCAAGGATATTACAACATTAATGGATAATGGAGAAGCATATAGATATGCAACAGATCAAATAGTAGCGTATGCAAAAGAAAAGGAAATTGATCTTGTTGTAGGACCAGAAGCAAGAGGCTTTATCATTGGCTGTCCTGTTGCTTATTCTCTAGGAGTAGGTTTTGCTCCAGTTCGTAAAGAAGGGAAATTACCTAGAGAAACAATTAAAGTAGAATATGGATTAGAGTATGGAAAAGACGTATTAACAATCCATAAGGATGCAATTAAACCAGGTCAACGTGTGTTAATTACAGATGATTTATTAGCGACTGGCGGCACAATTGAGGCAACAATTAAATTAGTAGAAGAGCTTGGTGGAGTTGTTGCAGGTATCGCATTCTTAATTGAATTATCTTATCTTGAAGGACGTAAAAATTTAGATGGATATGATATATTAACATTAATGGAATATTAA
- the recJ gene encoding single-stranded-DNA-specific exonuclease RecJ gives MLRSKKRWIKEEAPNKEKASELAEELKIAPLVASLLIKRGYYTTEEAKAFLFDDNNEFHDPFLLLGMNIAVERIKKAISNNESILIFGDYDADGVTSTTVMMKTLEDLGANVQFYIPNRFTEGYGPNEGAFRYAKSIGVQLIITVDTGIAAVHEAQVAKELDIDLIITDHHEPGPVLPEALAIIHPKIEGSKYPFRDLAGVGVAFKLSHALYGSVPLHLLPFAAIGTIADLVSLTGENRLLAKKGIKALQETNNIGLNALYRQMNVEKNAINEETIGFMLAPRINAIGRLGSADPAVELLSTDDPELAKELALEMEETNKERQAIVNQITEEAIEQVEQNYPLAENRVLIVGKEGWNPGVVGIVASRLVEKFYRPTIILSFDYEKGVAKGSARSIEGFDLYQNLSTCRDILPHFGGHPMAAGMSLKIDDADVLRNNLNKLAFDQLTEEDLVPLTKVDGSFSISDISIQSIEDMQMLAPFGVDNPKPKLTFCDLEVENMRKIGSNQNHLKILLKQNEFDLDGIGFGIGDLCDHIAPNAKVSVLGELSINEWNNRKKTQIFIQDIEVSHWQLFDYRSLRKMNHLYDVVPENAHWIFFHQDSVPKDMNQQVSYQVMETIEQAAFFESVDNAIVLADYPPNIDMLKTLLANNQPERIYAVFYKQQSDFFSTMPTRDHFKWFYAFLAKQGTFHLGKFGGELARRKGWSKETVDFMSKVFFELNFVTMKDGFISLNKNVPKRDLSESISFQQKQAQFELENELIYSSYEQLKNWFDLILKKSVNNEEAVKEWI, from the coding sequence ATGTTACGTTCTAAAAAAAGATGGATAAAAGAAGAAGCTCCCAATAAAGAAAAAGCTTCCGAATTAGCGGAAGAATTAAAAATAGCACCACTAGTTGCCTCACTTTTAATAAAAAGAGGTTATTATACTACAGAAGAAGCAAAGGCTTTTTTATTTGATGATAATAATGAATTTCATGATCCGTTTTTACTTTTAGGAATGAATATAGCGGTTGAACGAATAAAGAAAGCAATTTCTAATAATGAATCAATCTTAATTTTTGGAGATTATGACGCCGACGGAGTAACCAGTACGACTGTAATGATGAAAACATTAGAAGATCTCGGTGCGAATGTGCAATTTTATATTCCAAACCGATTCACCGAAGGGTATGGCCCCAATGAAGGTGCTTTTCGTTATGCCAAAAGCATAGGGGTTCAATTAATTATTACTGTTGATACAGGTATTGCTGCAGTACATGAAGCACAAGTGGCAAAGGAATTAGACATAGATTTAATCATTACCGATCATCATGAACCTGGTCCAGTGTTACCAGAGGCACTAGCGATTATTCACCCAAAAATAGAAGGTAGTAAATATCCGTTTCGCGATCTAGCAGGGGTTGGTGTTGCTTTTAAGCTATCCCATGCTTTATATGGTAGTGTTCCTCTTCATTTATTGCCATTTGCAGCAATAGGAACGATTGCTGACCTTGTCTCCTTGACTGGGGAAAATCGTCTTCTTGCGAAAAAAGGAATCAAAGCATTACAAGAAACAAATAATATCGGTTTAAATGCATTATACCGCCAAATGAATGTAGAAAAAAATGCGATTAACGAAGAAACAATTGGATTTATGCTTGCCCCCCGAATTAATGCAATAGGAAGATTAGGAAGTGCTGATCCTGCGGTAGAGCTATTATCAACTGACGATCCAGAGCTTGCGAAAGAGCTTGCATTAGAAATGGAAGAAACCAATAAGGAAAGACAAGCCATTGTAAATCAAATCACAGAGGAAGCGATAGAACAAGTCGAACAAAACTACCCCTTGGCTGAAAATCGCGTTCTAATAGTTGGGAAAGAAGGGTGGAATCCAGGAGTAGTAGGAATTGTTGCTTCAAGATTGGTAGAGAAGTTCTACCGTCCAACGATTATATTAAGCTTTGATTATGAAAAGGGTGTAGCAAAAGGGTCTGCTCGTAGTATTGAAGGATTTGATTTATATCAAAATTTATCGACTTGTAGAGATATTCTGCCCCATTTTGGTGGCCATCCAATGGCAGCAGGAATGTCCTTGAAAATAGACGATGCAGATGTGCTAAGAAATAACTTAAACAAATTAGCCTTTGATCAATTAACGGAGGAAGATCTCGTGCCATTAACAAAGGTGGATGGCAGTTTTTCGATAAGTGACATTTCCATTCAGTCAATAGAGGATATGCAAATGTTGGCTCCGTTTGGTGTTGATAATCCGAAACCGAAGCTGACATTCTGTGATTTAGAAGTAGAGAACATGAGGAAAATAGGTTCAAATCAAAACCATTTAAAAATTTTATTAAAGCAAAATGAATTTGATTTGGATGGTATAGGGTTTGGAATTGGTGACTTATGTGATCATATTGCTCCAAATGCAAAAGTATCTGTATTGGGAGAACTTTCGATAAACGAATGGAATAATCGCAAAAAAACACAAATCTTTATTCAAGATATCGAGGTTTCTCATTGGCAGCTATTTGACTATCGAAGTTTGAGGAAAATGAATCATTTATATGATGTAGTACCTGAAAATGCTCATTGGATTTTCTTCCATCAAGACTCTGTTCCAAAGGATATGAATCAACAAGTCTCCTATCAGGTAATGGAAACGATAGAACAAGCAGCTTTTTTTGAGTCAGTCGATAATGCTATAGTATTAGCAGATTATCCGCCAAATATAGATATGTTAAAAACGTTGTTAGCGAACAATCAACCTGAAAGAATCTATGCTGTTTTTTATAAACAACAAAGTGACTTTTTTAGTACGATGCCAACTCGAGACCATTTTAAATGGTTCTATGCCTTTTTAGCGAAACAGGGGACGTTTCACCTCGGAAAATTCGGTGGAGAGCTAGCTAGAAGAAAAGGTTGGAGTAAAGAAACGGTAGATTTTATGTCAAAGGTGTTTTTTGAATTGAATTTTGTTACAATGAAGGATGGATTTATTTCATTGAATAAGAATGTACCGAAAAGAGATTTATCAGAGTCTATCTCTTTTCAACAAAAGCAGGCGCAATTTGAGCTAGAAAATGAATTGATTTATTCATCTTATGAGCAACTTAAAAATTGGTTTGATCTTATTCTAAAGAAATCCGTTAATAATGAGGAGGCAGTAAAAGAATGGATTTAA
- a CDS encoding LapA family protein encodes MKFQWSMLLGIIFALIVAVFAVINVDPVSVNYLFGEGQWPLILVILISVLLGGLIIGSAGIIRIYSLQRKIKTLEKEKRELEQKNGSKKENPKILTDSK; translated from the coding sequence ATGAAGTTTCAATGGAGTATGCTTTTAGGAATTATTTTCGCCTTAATTGTAGCGGTATTTGCAGTTATTAACGTAGATCCAGTGTCTGTTAATTATCTATTTGGTGAAGGACAATGGCCACTTATTTTAGTAATACTAATTTCTGTTCTACTAGGTGGGTTGATTATTGGCTCTGCAGGAATTATTCGCATCTATTCATTGCAGCGCAAGATTAAAACATTGGAGAAAGAAAAAAGAGAATTAGAACAAAAAAATGGTAGCAAAAAAGAAAATCCAAAGATTCTTACAGATTCAAAATAA
- the secDF gene encoding protein translocase subunit SecDF, whose amino-acid sequence MVKRSRIVAFFLIIVLAAGLMGGTTNKILGDIKLGLDLQGGFEVLYKVEPLEKGKGTIDESALKSTAQALDKRINVLGVSEPVIQIEGKDRIRVQLAGITDQNEAREMLSTEANLTFRDIQDKKLLDGSDLVQGGASQEFDQYGKPSVSLKLKDANKFKEVTQSVLGSPLVIWLDFEEGDSYSAEATKEEPKFLSAPMVSEVINSDTVSITGNFTVDEATRLAELLNAGALPVKLTEEYSTSVGAQFGDQALKDTVYAGIIGVGLVFLFMLLYYRLPGLVAVITLSIYVYLNLLVLDLMNGVLTLPGIAALILGVGMAVDANIITYERIKDELRVGKSLRAAFQAGNKNSIGTILDANLTTIIASIVLFVYGTSSVKGFATLLIVSILVSFITAVYGSRLLLGLLVKSKLFDKKITWFGVNRKDVKHISENYDTLTLPTKFDRLDFVKYKNVFFAISGILIAAGIVIMFIFKLNLGIDFASGSRIEVMADKALTTAEIEDQLDKLDVKADDIIISGEKQEIAAIRIKGDLSQEKINTIKSEFKNTYGHDPSVSSVSPTVGKELAKNAFYAIIFASIGIIIYVAIRFELYMGLAAVLALLHDAFFIIVIFSLTRLEVDITFIAAVLTIVGYSINDTIVTFDRIRENLAKKKRIKTPQEIKDIINTSIRQTLARSINTVVTVVICVVALLIFGSSAITNFSLALLIGLIGGAYSSIFIASQLWYVWKKKELKRKGVLVTYKEKRPISDEPQV is encoded by the coding sequence ATGGTTAAACGCAGTAGAATTGTTGCCTTTTTCTTAATCATTGTCTTGGCGGCAGGATTAATGGGAGGTACAACAAATAAAATATTAGGTGACATTAAGCTAGGGTTAGACCTGCAAGGTGGGTTTGAAGTTCTTTATAAAGTAGAACCACTGGAAAAGGGAAAAGGAACAATTGATGAATCGGCATTAAAAAGTACTGCTCAAGCGTTAGATAAAAGAATTAACGTTTTAGGAGTAAGCGAACCGGTTATTCAAATTGAAGGAAAAGACAGAATAAGAGTTCAGCTTGCTGGTATTACCGACCAAAATGAAGCAAGAGAAATGCTTTCAACAGAAGCGAACTTAACATTTAGAGATATTCAAGACAAGAAATTACTTGATGGCTCTGATTTAGTTCAAGGTGGAGCTAGCCAAGAATTTGATCAGTATGGGAAACCTAGTGTTTCTTTAAAATTAAAAGATGCAAATAAGTTTAAAGAAGTAACGCAATCTGTTTTAGGAAGTCCATTGGTAATTTGGCTAGATTTTGAAGAAGGAGATTCCTACAGTGCAGAAGCTACGAAGGAAGAACCAAAATTCTTATCAGCTCCAATGGTAAGTGAAGTAATTAACTCCGATACTGTTTCTATAACTGGTAATTTTACAGTTGATGAGGCGACAAGGTTAGCAGAATTATTAAATGCTGGTGCATTACCGGTTAAATTGACTGAAGAATATTCAACTAGTGTTGGTGCCCAGTTCGGGGATCAAGCATTAAAGGATACTGTATATGCTGGTATAATTGGTGTGGGACTAGTATTTTTATTTATGCTCCTCTATTACCGCTTGCCTGGATTAGTAGCTGTCATTACATTGTCTATTTATGTTTATTTAAATCTGCTCGTTCTTGATTTAATGAATGGTGTATTAACCCTTCCAGGAATTGCAGCACTTATTCTTGGTGTTGGGATGGCTGTGGATGCTAATATCATTACTTATGAAAGAATAAAGGATGAATTGAGAGTAGGAAAGTCGCTACGCGCTGCATTTCAGGCGGGTAATAAAAATTCTATCGGAACCATTCTTGATGCAAACTTAACTACAATCATAGCTTCCATTGTATTGTTTGTTTATGGTACAAGTTCCGTAAAAGGATTTGCCACCCTCTTAATTGTCAGTATATTAGTTAGTTTTATAACTGCCGTTTATGGTTCTAGATTATTACTTGGTTTACTAGTTAAAAGTAAATTGTTTGATAAAAAAATTACGTGGTTTGGAGTCAATCGAAAAGATGTAAAACATATTAGCGAGAATTATGATACGTTGACATTGCCAACTAAATTTGACCGGCTTGATTTTGTGAAATATAAAAATGTGTTTTTTGCAATTTCTGGTATTTTAATTGCTGCAGGGATTGTAATTATGTTTATATTCAAGCTTAACCTTGGAATTGATTTTGCAAGTGGATCACGCATAGAAGTCATGGCAGATAAGGCATTAACAACTGCTGAAATTGAAGACCAATTGGACAAGCTGGATGTAAAAGCGGATGATATTATTATTTCAGGTGAAAAGCAAGAGATTGCCGCTATTCGTATTAAAGGGGATTTGAGTCAAGAGAAAATTAATACGATAAAATCAGAGTTTAAAAATACGTATGGGCATGATCCGAGCGTAAGCAGTGTATCACCAACTGTTGGTAAAGAATTAGCTAAAAATGCATTTTATGCGATAATATTCGCTTCTATTGGGATTATTATTTATGTAGCGATTCGTTTTGAATTATATATGGGACTTGCTGCAGTGTTAGCGCTACTTCATGATGCGTTCTTTATTATAGTAATTTTCAGTCTCACACGATTAGAAGTAGATATTACCTTTATTGCAGCGGTGTTAACGATAGTAGGTTATTCGATTAATGATACGATTGTTACTTTTGATCGTATTAGAGAAAATCTAGCGAAGAAAAAGCGTATAAAAACACCACAAGAGATTAAAGATATTATCAATACAAGTATTAGACAGACTCTTGCACGCTCAATAAATACTGTAGTAACAGTTGTAATTTGTGTTGTTGCTCTATTAATATTTGGTAGCAGTGCAATTACAAACTTCTCATTAGCGTTACTTATCGGTTTAATTGGTGGAGCGTATTCCTCTATCTTCATTGCATCCCAGCTTTGGTATGTATGGAAGAAGAAAGAATTAAAGAGAAAAGGTGTCTTAGTTACTTATAAAGAGAAACGTCCTATTTCTGACGAACCACAAGTATAA
- a CDS encoding post-transcriptional regulator — MSSTHIYDQYRSQVKPVLTSKIEEFQLLGYDTIKEDELWEYLTNKKWKKPSEDRRISELVQDILHVKVAEYMNYATIEAYKTADFFSVLSEEEKKELLK, encoded by the coding sequence ATGTCGTCAACACACATTTATGACCAATATCGTTCACAAGTAAAGCCTGTATTAACGAGCAAGATAGAAGAATTTCAATTACTTGGCTATGACACTATTAAAGAAGATGAACTGTGGGAATATTTAACGAATAAAAAGTGGAAAAAACCATCTGAAGATAGAAGAATTTCAGAATTAGTACAGGATATACTCCATGTAAAGGTTGCAGAGTATATGAACTATGCCACAATCGAGGCATATAAAACAGCAGACTTTTTTTCTGTACTATCAGAAGAAGAGAAAAAAGAATTATTGAAATAG
- the spoVB gene encoding stage V sporulation protein B, translating into MSKFLKGTMILLIAGFITRVLGFINRIVIARFIGDDGVGLYMMVYPTMILVVTITQLGLPVAISKNVAEAEAAGNFRKVKSILIVSLSVTLGLTILFTPALFLLAPYLSQTLFTDERTLLPLLAITPIIPIIAVSSVLRGYFQGRQNMKPAAISQVIEQVIRIALIATFTKAFLPLGVEYAAAGAMLASVLGELASLLYLLASFKWKKKFHLRKKFFQYVHNGKNTFQELMTIALPTTGSRMIGSIAWFIEPIVVAHSLSIAGLSAINATKQYGVLTGFALPLLMLPSFFTQSLSTSLVPAISEAKANNQYKLIEHLLQQALKFTFMTGGLAIVVLYVLAEPLMSIMYGSTRGTSFIQIMAPFFILNYYQGPLQAALQALNFARAAMINSFIGAAVKTALIFILASRPEFGIYGVAIALIVGFVLVTLLHFATILKTISFSIIVKDYVKMLLTISLTAVLGTFLVKTIIFPSILLQLITITSIICIFYVLLLFLLRLMNKKDLAKIPWIGRFFS; encoded by the coding sequence ATGTCTAAGTTTTTAAAAGGTACAATGATTTTACTTATAGCTGGATTTATTACGAGAGTGTTAGGATTTATAAATCGAATCGTTATCGCACGTTTTATCGGAGATGATGGAGTTGGTCTCTATATGATGGTTTATCCTACCATGATCTTGGTTGTGACCATCACTCAACTTGGACTACCTGTTGCTATTTCTAAAAATGTAGCAGAGGCAGAAGCTGCCGGGAATTTCCGCAAAGTAAAAAGCATCTTAATTGTTTCTTTAAGTGTAACGTTAGGTTTAACTATCTTATTTACGCCTGCTTTATTTCTATTGGCTCCATATCTTTCCCAAACACTTTTTACCGATGAACGAACACTTTTACCACTTCTTGCGATTACGCCGATTATCCCAATTATTGCTGTGTCATCTGTATTAAGAGGGTATTTCCAAGGAAGACAAAATATGAAGCCTGCTGCCATCTCTCAAGTGATTGAACAAGTCATTCGGATTGCTTTAATTGCAACGTTTACAAAAGCATTTTTACCACTTGGAGTCGAATATGCTGCGGCAGGAGCGATGCTAGCATCGGTTCTTGGAGAACTAGCTTCTTTATTGTATTTACTTGCATCGTTCAAATGGAAAAAAAAATTTCATTTGCGGAAAAAGTTCTTCCAATATGTACATAATGGAAAAAATACTTTCCAAGAGTTAATGACGATTGCGTTACCGACCACTGGAAGCCGTATGATTGGAAGCATTGCATGGTTTATTGAACCAATTGTTGTCGCACACAGTTTATCGATAGCAGGTCTCTCTGCCATAAATGCGACAAAACAATATGGGGTGTTAACAGGGTTTGCTCTCCCACTCTTAATGTTGCCCTCTTTCTTCACTCAATCGTTATCAACATCTCTTGTTCCTGCCATTAGTGAAGCAAAGGCAAATAATCAATATAAGCTGATTGAACACTTATTACAGCAGGCGCTCAAATTTACCTTTATGACAGGTGGTCTTGCCATCGTTGTGCTTTATGTATTAGCAGAGCCTTTAATGAGCATTATGTATGGGAGTACAAGAGGAACCTCTTTCATTCAAATAATGGCTCCATTCTTTATTCTTAATTATTATCAAGGCCCACTCCAAGCCGCTTTACAGGCCCTAAATTTCGCAAGAGCCGCAATGATTAATAGTTTTATTGGGGCGGCAGTTAAAACAGCGCTAATCTTTATTCTAGCAAGTCGGCCAGAGTTTGGGATATATGGAGTAGCGATTGCTTTGATTGTTGGGTTTGTCCTTGTTACTCTGCTCCATTTCGCCACAATATTAAAGACAATAAGTTTCTCTATTATTGTCAAAGATTATGTAAAAATGCTCCTTACTATTTCGTTAACAGCAGTACTTGGTACATTCTTAGTTAAAACCATTATATTTCCATCCATTCTGTTGCAATTGATTACTATTACAAGCATCATCTGTATCTTTTATGTATTATTACTTTTCCTTCTTCGTTTAATGAACAAAAAGGACTTAGCAAAAATCCCATGGATTGGCCGTTTTTTCTCTTAA
- a CDS encoding DUF421 domain-containing protein, whose protein sequence is MDQYLIILFRTILIYALIVLIFRLMGKREIGELSILDLVVFIMIAEIAVVAIEDYHDPLLPTLFPMFILLSIQVLLAFLSLKSKKMRDFIEGEPTLIIKNGEINEAAMRSQRYNYDDLLVQLREKDIRNIADVEFAILETSGKLSVFEKENNKSSITIPLIMDGIIQESNLDKMGKTNLWLRQQLKEKGFLHIKNISFCSYQDGEFYVDLIDK, encoded by the coding sequence GTGGACCAATATTTGATCATTTTGTTTAGAACGATTTTAATATATGCTCTAATCGTTCTTATTTTTCGTTTGATGGGAAAAAGAGAAATAGGGGAATTGAGTATATTAGACTTAGTCGTATTCATCATGATCGCAGAAATTGCTGTGGTTGCAATAGAGGATTACCATGACCCGTTATTACCAACACTGTTTCCCATGTTTATACTTCTTTCTATTCAAGTACTTCTCGCTTTCTTATCCCTGAAAAGTAAAAAAATGCGTGATTTTATTGAGGGAGAACCGACCCTAATTATCAAAAATGGCGAAATTAACGAAGCAGCGATGAGGAGCCAGCGATATAATTATGATGACTTATTAGTGCAGCTCAGAGAAAAGGATATCCGTAATATAGCAGATGTAGAATTTGCTATATTAGAAACATCAGGAAAATTATCTGTATTTGAAAAAGAGAACAATAAATCATCCATTACAATTCCATTAATTATGGATGGAATTATTCAAGAAAGTAATTTAGATAAAATGGGGAAAACAAATCTTTGGCTAAGGCAGCAATTAAAAGAAAAAGGCTTTCTCCATATTAAAAATATCTCTTTTTGCAGTTATCAAGATGGGGAATTTTATGTTGATTTGATTGATAAATAG